Within the Serratia sp. UGAL515B_01 genome, the region GTCGAGGAATGGGATCAATTCACGTTCAGCGAGCGCTTCAACCACCAGATCCCATTGGGTAGCTGTAAGATCGGAGCCAGTCGGGTTGTGACAACAAGGGTGCAATAGCACAATGCTTCTGGCTGGCAGCGTTTTCAACGTGTCCAGCATGGCGTCAAATTTCACCCCTAGGTTTTCACTATCAAAATAGGGATAGGTATTCACCTTAAAACCGGCACCAGAGAAGATTGCCACGTGGTTTTCCCAGGTAGGGTCGCTGACCCATACCTGTGAATCCGGGAAGTAACTCTTTAGGAAATCAGCACCGACTTTCAGCGCACCTGAGCCACCAATGGTTTGGATCGTGGCGATACGACCCTGTTGCAACATGGTATGCTCGGCACCGAACAACAGTTGCTGGATCGCATTGCGGTAGGGCTGTAAGCCTTCCATTGGCAGATAGACTGATGCGCCGTGCTCAATACTGTTAAGCTGGGCTTCTGCGGCAGCCACCGCCCTCATCTGCGGAATAATCCCCTGCTCGTTATAATACAAGCCGATACTCAGGTTAACTTTGTGAGTACGGGGATCTTTTTTGAATTTTTCCATCAGCGACAGAATTGGGTCACCTGCATAAGCATCAACATTCTGGAACACGGGTTGGTTCTCCTGATTTGGGTTGTTCTGAACATCATCTACTATATACCCTAAACAATTCGAGTTGCATGAAAAGGGTAACTCAGCCCCTTCGCAAATTGCAGAACAATACGTGTATGAACGTTAGACTATGGCTTGAGAATAAATACAACAGGTATAAAAGGGATAACAAATGAAGAAATTATTACCTCTCGCTTTGCTGCTTGCAGTTGGAAGCACCAGTGCACAATCCAATCTGGATAAGGTGTTGCAGCAAAAAGTGCTGACGGTCTGCACCACCGGCGATTACAAGCCTTATACCTTCTTGAAAGAAGATGGCAGCTACGAGGGTATTGATATCGAGATGGCCGAGTCACTGGCGAAAAGCATGGGAGCCAAAGTGAAGTGGGTTAAAACCACATGGAA harbors:
- a CDS encoding amino acid aminotransferase, which encodes MFQNVDAYAGDPILSLMEKFKKDPRTHKVNLSIGLYYNEQGIIPQMRAVAAAEAQLNSIEHGASVYLPMEGLQPYRNAIQQLLFGAEHTMLQQGRIATIQTIGGSGALKVGADFLKSYFPDSQVWVSDPTWENHVAIFSGAGFKVNTYPYFDSENLGVKFDAMLDTLKTLPARSIVLLHPCCHNPTGSDLTATQWDLVVEALAERELIPFLDIAYQGFGGGIEQDVYAIRAIAAAGLPSLVSNSFSKIFSLYGERVGGLSVLCESSDAAERVLGQLKATVRRNYSSPPNFGAQVVAKVLNDPQLKAEWLAEVESMRTRILEMRKVLVETLKSALPQRNFDYLLEQRGMFSYTGFSAAQVDRLREEFGVYLIHSGRMCVAGLNHNNVHQVAEAFAAVQ